The Nostoc sp. PCC 7524 nucleotide sequence CACCTTATTTCCGACCAGATCCAGGAGTTTATGAAACCTTAGAAGTTCCAGATTTCCCCCTCAGTGTCAGAAGTGATGGTTCAGTCGGTCTCTACATATTTTCTGGCTTTACCTACAATCCTAGTGAATATATCCTCACTACCAAGGATGGGACAAAGTACACTTATGACCAATATCAGGGATTACAGACAATAAAAGACCGCAATGATAACACCCTCACTTACACTGATGCGGGAATCTTCAGTTCCACTGGGCAATCAATCACCTTTGAGCGAGATACCCAAGGACGGATTACGGAAATCATTGATCCTGATGGTAACTCCCTCATCTACACTTATGATGTCCAAGGCAATTTAACTGGATTTACTGACCGCACCAATAACGAAACTACCTTTAAATATGAAGGCGATCGCCCCCATTATTTAACTGAAATCATTGACCCGTTAAATAGAAATGCTGTCCGCACAGAATACGACAACAGGGGACAAATTAGCCGGATATTTGATGCTGATGGTAATGCCATTGATATTAACTATGATTCGGCTGCATCACGCCAAACCATTAAAGATCCCTTTGGTAATTCCACTACCTTTGTCTTTGATGCTCGTGGTAATGTCGTCAGCGAAATCGATGCCCTCAATGGAGTAACAACAAGAACTTACGACAACAATAATAACCTCCTAACTGTAACTGACCCTGAAGGCAATACCAATACTTATACTTACGACAGTCGCGGTAATATACTGACCGAAACTGATGGAGAAGGTAACACCAAACGCTATACCTACAATGCTCGTAATGACATCCTGACCGAAACTGACGCGCTAGGTAACATCACCACCTACACCTATGACGCTAATGGAAATCTCACCAGTCGTCGAGATGCGTTAAGCAATTTTACCACTTATAAATATGGTTTATACGGTTTGTTGACTGAGGTGGTTGACGCTAACAGTCAAACCAGTACCTTTGGCTACGATGTTTATGGTAATCTCACTGAATTAGTCGATCCCACCGGAGCAAAATTCCAATTTACTTATGATCGCAATGGAAGAGTAACCAGCGTTATTGACGCATTAGGGGCAATTACTAACTACATTTATGATGCTCAAGGACGCTTAATTGAACAAACAGACCCCGAAGGAAACGCTTGTGGTTGTGGAACTAGGGGTATTACTCGTACAGAATACAACGCCGCCGGTGAGAAAATCGCTGAAATTGATGCCTTGGGGCGACGAACAGAATACCGTTACAATGAGCGGGGATTATTAGTAGCAATCATCTATCCCGATGCAACGCCTGATGATTTGAGTGATAATCCGAAAATTCAAAATGAATACGATGCTTTAGACCGCTTAATTACCAGCGTTGATGAATTAGGACGTAAAACTCACTATATTTATGACGCATTAGGGCGACAAATTGAGATTATCTATCCTGATAGCACTCCAGAGGATTTAAGCGATAATCCCAGGATTAAGACGGAATACGACAAAGCAGGACGTATGATTGCCGAAATTGATGAATTAGGCAACCGCACTGAGTACAGATATGATCAAGCAGATCGTCTAATTAACTTAACTAATGCCCTGAATGAATTCACCACTTATGCTTATGATGCCAGTGGGCGAATGATTTCTATGACAGATGAGTTAGGAAGAAGGACGAATTATGCTTATGATGGCTTAGATCGACTGATTAGCACCACTTATGCCAATAGTGCGGTAATGACAATGACTTACGACTCATTAGGACGAGTCATTGCTCAAACTGATCTGGCAGGAAATACCACCAGTTACGAATATGATCCATTGGGACAGCTCACGGCGGTTGTAGATGCTTTAGATCAACGTACTGAGTATAAATATGATGCCGTAGGTAACTTAGTCGAACAGAAAGACGCTAACGGAAACATTACCCGGTTTGAATACGATAGTTTACGCCGTCGCACTGCCATGATTCTGCCTTTGGGTCAGCGCAGTGAAATGAACTACGATAAAGTCGGCAATCTAGTCATCATGACTGATTTTAACGGAGTGGATAGCACTTTCGGTTATGATGAGCGCGATCGCCTGATTACAAAATCCTTCTCTGATGGTACACCTACAGAAACCTTTACTTATACCCTCACAGGAGAGTTAGCCACTGTTAGCGATAATCGAGGGGTGACAAGTTTCGGGTATGATGAACGCGATCGCCTGTTATTCCGCACTGAACCAGATGGCCGCACAATTAGCTACACCTATGATTTAGCAGGTAATATTCTCACCCTCGCCGTACCTTCAGGGACAACCAGGTATACCTATGATCCACTAAATCGCATTAATACAGTTATTGATCCTGATAGTGGCATCACCCGTTACACTTACGATGCAGTAAGCAACTTAATTAAGACAGAATTCCCCAACAGAATTACAGAAAATCAACAATACGACCTTTTAAATCGCCCAACTTATGTAGAAAATCGTAATTCAACAGATATTCTTTCCAGTTATACCTACACTCTTGATGCAATGGGTAATCGTATCAAGGTTGAGGAACACAATGGGCGTATTGTTGAATACAATTATGATGACCTTTACCGTCTCACCCAAGAGAAAATTACAGATATTGTTGCTGGGAATAAAACGGTTGAATACAAATTCGACTCTGTTGGTAACCGTTTACAACGTATTGACTCAGTAGAAGGAACAACAACTTATACTTATGATGCCAATGACCGATTGCTAGAGGAAATTCTAGGCGGTAAAGTAACTCAATATCAATATGATGCTAGAGGTAATCTCACAGCTAAGGTAGAAAATGGGGAAACTTTAGCAGAATATGAATGGAATGCCAAGGGTGAATTAGTAGCTGTTGAAGTTACAGAAAATGGTGCCACAGGACGCACTGAATTTGAATACGATTATCAAGGTATTCGAGTAGCAATTAATATTGATGGCGAAGAAACGCGATTTTTAATTGATACAAATCAACAGCAATATGCCCAAGTAATTGAAGAATATCAAGCTAATGGTACGGTTAACACTTCTTATGTGCATGGATGGGATTTAATTTCTCAAGCAGATGCAGATGGAAGAATCTATTACCAAATGGATGGATTAGGTAGTACCCGCCTATTAACCGATAATGATGGAGCTATATTGGCTGAATATGATTATGATGCCTACGGTAATTTAACTCGTAAAGAAGGGGATGCTGATAATAATTATCTGTTTGCAGGGGAGCAGTTTGATGAGTCTGTAGATGGGTATTATTTACGAGCAAGGTATTATGATCCTGCAACGGGGCGATTTGTTTCGACTGATCCATTTCAGGGGTATTTAGATCAATCCGTGACATTGCATGATTATCTTTATACTGGTAATAACCCTGTTAATTTTGTAGATCCATCTGGATTCATTGCTGCTATAGAATATTCAGCTCTTAATAAAAGAGCGCCTTTACTTGCTTCAGCTATAAGATGTCTTGGTGGTCAAGTTCTGACAAATGTCGCAGAGACAGGTGTATACATCATTTTGACAGAGGTTCTTCCTTACGTTGGTCAGAGCAAAACTGTAAATAAGCGATCTCAACGAAGTGTCAATAGAATTGCCAAGAAGGCCGGAGAAGTTGTTGAACTAGTTAGAGTTGAGTTCCCCAAAGCCGTTAGCAAAAGAGATAGAGAGATAGTTGAACAAGCAATTATTCTTTTCTATCGTGGACTTGGGCAAGATACTCTCAATCAAGTTAATCCTGTAGGAGGAAGACCTGAAGACTTCAAAAAAGCTGTAAAGATGATCGATAATGTTTTTGATAAAATTCGTCGAGGAATTTGTTAGTATAATTACTTAGGCTTTTAAGTGCGATTGCTAACCTATTCTACACGCATTTAGAAAGAGCGTTAGTGTTAGCTTACCGTAGGCGATCGCCATGATCAGCTTGTGGAGAATGAGAGCGATCGCGGTTTGAGGGTGAATCAACTTGAATTACGATCGCTTTTTAGCTTCTGGGGAGAGTGCGATTTCTGTTTTTTTTCGGTGTAGCGATCGTGTTTTGGTTGCTGAAGATAGTGCGATCGCTACTTGAAATAGAGAAAATTTGAATTGTGATCGCAAAGTTCAATCTGAAAGCGATCGCCATTGTGTATTTATGAAAAATAGGAGCAATCTAGATGATGAGTTCTATACTTAAATTACCTGTTACATATTATTTTTGTAACAACTCGAAAAATGTTTCTTTATCAATACCAATGTCTTGAATCATTCCCATGAAAGTACCTTGTTTTAGGTCTTTTCCAGAATGAATAGGAACGACAACTCGATTCCCCTGGACATTCTTGTAAATGGCATGACTACCCTTTTGGCGATCAAGATAAAAACCTAATTCTTCAATTACTTTAATAAAATCTTTAGCTTTTATACTAGGAAAATTACTCATACTATAATGGTTAATGGCTTAACAATTAAATCTTCTTTAGGGATAGGTTGATGATCAGCCATTAAACTTTCAAGATATAATTCAATAGCTTCTGTAATATTCTCAACAGCTTCTTCAAAAGTATCGCCTTGAGAGTGACAGCCCTTGAGAACAGGACAAAAAGCGTGATAGCCACCATCTTGTTCTTTTTCCAGAAGAACCGTATAATTGTAAAGTTTCTTACTGCTGTTTTCCATATATCTTCACCTTTTTTGACAGCTACTAATTTTGAGGTTAAACCTTCTCTATTATCATATCTATCCTGGTGATTATAGCGATTATTATGGATGCAAAACACGAGTGCGTTAGCGGTAGCTTACCGTAAGTATCGCCTCTGTTCAAAAAACTATCACTGTAACGCACTTTGATATTGAATTTTATCTGTGGTTGGTGCGACGATGCTCCGCCCCGCCGTAGGCGATCGCTTGTAGGTTGCCTTAATTAATGAAATGTAACTCACCATTTAAAATAGGAAGTAGGGAAGGATTTGCAT carries:
- a CDS encoding type II toxin-antitoxin system HicA family toxin, yielding MSNFPSIKAKDFIKVIEELGFYLDRQKGSHAIYKNVQGNRVVVPIHSGKDLKQGTFMGMIQDIGIDKETFFELLQK
- a CDS encoding type II toxin-antitoxin system HicB family antitoxin, with protein sequence MENSSKKLYNYTVLLEKEQDGGYHAFCPVLKGCHSQGDTFEEAVENITEAIELYLESLMADHQPIPKEDLIVKPLTIIV